A single genomic interval of Metasolibacillus fluoroglycofenilyticus harbors:
- a CDS encoding stage II sporulation protein R: MLEDYNIARKPLPILIIFRYVCYALISYMLLLAVPHFVDYGEGWHEQKEASPLLFRVVANSNLQQDQTVKEEIVQAALPMFEQMASTQETELALIDLQQLLEKNYSQYDVHIVVGDNLIPPKYEYNTFYPQNFYQSVVLTIGQARGDNWFCSVFPKTCEKPQEEKGEKRKFVIYEWLKRKFS, encoded by the coding sequence ATGTTAGAAGATTACAATATTGCTAGAAAGCCATTGCCTATTCTTATTATTTTTCGTTATGTTTGTTATGCATTAATTAGTTATATGTTGTTATTAGCCGTGCCTCATTTTGTGGATTATGGTGAGGGCTGGCATGAGCAAAAGGAAGCAAGTCCGTTATTATTTAGAGTTGTAGCGAACAGTAATTTGCAGCAGGACCAGACAGTAAAGGAAGAAATCGTTCAAGCGGCGCTACCGATGTTTGAGCAAATGGCTAGTACACAAGAAACAGAATTAGCATTAATTGATTTACAACAGTTACTTGAAAAAAATTATTCACAATATGATGTTCATATCGTTGTTGGGGATAACTTAATTCCACCTAAATATGAATACAATACTTTTTATCCACAAAACTTCTATCAATCTGTCGTCTTAACAATCGGGCAAGCAAGAGGCGACAACTGGTTTTGCTCTGTTTTTCCAAAAACATGTGAAAAACCTCAGGAAGAGAAGGGAGAAAAGCGTAAATTTGTTATTTATGAGTGGTTAAAAAGAAAATTTTCATAG
- a CDS encoding L-threonylcarbamoyladenylate synthase, whose translation METKYLIVDNVVNNNDSYTQAVDFLNNSEIVAFPTETVYGLGAVATDEVAVQKIFAAKGRPSDNPLIVHISSKEQAQDYVVHISEIAQKCMDAFWPGPLTLILETKPNVFAASVTAGLTTVGLRMPDHPVALRLLQEINKPLAAPSANKSGKPSPTRAEHVAEDMTNIISCILDGGATGVGLESTVLDVTVNPPVILRPGGVTKEMLEEVIGTVIQPTEKEQESPGTPKAPGMKYTHYAPEAPVLLIEPKLESVQQAVEQLQATGQRVALLAAESFANSKANYFFTYGKDGDVEAMSGALYDALRACDKTDATIILATTTARLGVGVAIMNRLEKAAGGQWYKK comes from the coding sequence ATGGAAACAAAATATTTAATTGTGGATAATGTTGTGAATAATAATGACAGTTATACACAAGCTGTGGATTTTTTAAATAATAGCGAAATAGTCGCATTTCCAACTGAAACGGTATATGGACTTGGTGCTGTAGCAACAGATGAGGTGGCAGTCCAAAAAATATTTGCTGCCAAAGGGCGTCCGTCTGATAATCCTTTAATTGTCCATATTAGTAGCAAGGAACAAGCGCAAGATTATGTTGTGCATATATCTGAAATAGCACAAAAATGTATGGATGCATTTTGGCCAGGTCCTTTAACACTTATTTTAGAAACAAAGCCGAATGTCTTTGCAGCGAGTGTCACAGCGGGTCTAACTACAGTTGGTTTACGAATGCCAGACCATCCGGTAGCGCTACGTTTATTACAAGAAATCAATAAGCCCCTAGCGGCACCAAGTGCTAACAAAAGTGGCAAGCCATCACCGACGAGGGCGGAGCATGTCGCGGAAGATATGACGAATATAATTTCGTGTATTTTAGATGGTGGAGCAACAGGTGTTGGCTTGGAATCGACGGTGCTCGATGTGACGGTAAATCCACCAGTGATACTACGTCCAGGCGGTGTCACAAAGGAAATGCTAGAGGAAGTAATCGGGACAGTTATTCAGCCAACTGAGAAGGAACAGGAAAGCCCGGGCACACCGAAAGCACCTGGCATGAAATATACACATTATGCACCGGAGGCTCCTGTCCTATTAATTGAGCCAAAATTAGAAAGTGTGCAGCAAGCAGTCGAACAACTTCAAGCTACGGGACAGCGTGTTGCACTGTTAGCAGCAGAAAGCTTTGCTAATAGCAAAGCTAATTATTTCTTTACATACGGTAAGGACGGGGATGTTGAAGCAATGAGTGGCGCACTTTATGATGCGCTTCGTGCATGTGACAAAACCGACGCAACGATTATTTTAGCCACAACGACCGCCCGTCTCGGTGTAGGCGTCGCAATTATGAATCGTCTAGAAAAAGCGGCGGGTGGACAATGGTATAAAAAATAA
- a CDS encoding manganese efflux pump, whose translation MIVGIILALDVVALYILLPSVSQRFLLSIWTALWHMLFPLLGFKLGSWVSTFMEDWAAYLSAILLFCIALQLLLSSRNQHVPQKALPILAIMASIDSFSASVSFGMLNLQKYLFILSAGIATFALSYIALIVAKTPIFNSQIFKIIAGVLLLAISMVILFN comes from the coding sequence GTGATAGTTGGAATTATTTTAGCGCTGGATGTCGTTGCCCTATATATACTTTTACCAAGCGTTTCACAGCGCTTTTTGCTCTCGATTTGGACAGCTTTATGGCATATGCTTTTTCCGCTTCTTGGGTTTAAATTAGGAAGCTGGGTTAGTACATTTATGGAGGACTGGGCAGCGTACCTCTCCGCTATCTTATTATTTTGTATTGCACTTCAACTGCTTTTATCATCCAGAAATCAACATGTCCCTCAAAAAGCTTTACCAATTTTAGCAATTATGGCGAGCATTGATAGCTTTTCAGCAAGCGTTTCTTTTGGTATGCTAAATCTACAAAAGTATTTATTTATTCTTAGCGCTGGAATAGCTACTTTTGCACTATCATACATAGCGCTCATCGTAGCTAAAACGCCCATTTTTAATAGTCAAATTTTTAAAATAATAGCGGGTGTATTACTATTAGCTATTAGCATGGTAATACTTTTTAATTAA
- a CDS encoding low molecular weight protein arginine phosphatase — protein MNIYFVCTGNTCRSPMAEAILKAKQLPNIEVRSAGIYALEGGEMSENAQRVLNSENIPHEHISRQVTVEDIEWADLILTMTTVHKELLVRSYEVAMQKTYTLKEYVTPYTAPDVSDPYGGDLHTYKQTFFELRHLIEELVQKQGGANSE, from the coding sequence ATGAATATTTATTTTGTTTGTACTGGAAATACTTGCAGAAGTCCGATGGCTGAGGCGATTTTGAAGGCAAAGCAGCTTCCGAATATCGAGGTTCGTTCAGCAGGTATTTACGCTCTTGAAGGAGGGGAAATGTCGGAAAATGCACAACGAGTTTTAAACAGTGAAAATATCCCTCATGAACATATTTCTCGCCAAGTAACAGTTGAGGATATTGAGTGGGCAGACTTAATTTTAACAATGACGACAGTGCACAAGGAGCTGCTCGTTCGTAGTTATGAAGTTGCCATGCAAAAGACCTACACATTGAAAGAATATGTAACTCCGTACACAGCACCAGACGTATCAGATCCATATGGCGGCGATTTGCATACGTATAAGCAAACATTTTTTGAATTACGACATTTAATAGAAGAATTAGTGCAAAAACAAGGAGGAGCAAATAGTGAATAG